One Clostridiisalibacter paucivorans DSM 22131 genomic region harbors:
- a CDS encoding glycosyltransferase family 2 protein, producing MGLAIVLPVYNEEQCIYDNFYKLKEILAKDKIKCKYVFVDDGSVDKSWKIINEIASQEETVYGIKFSRNFGKELAIVAGLEIIQSDRYLIMDADLQHPPTEIKNMLKMMDETGVNIIDGIKVSRGRESILYRFLANSFYRLLRQLTGLNLKNSSDFKLIDKSVAQNIKKFKEKSIFFRGVVDWVGFTRKEYYFRVNDRIDGKSSFSISKLIKFALSSILSHTSKPLYLTIFFGVIFFGFSIILGVQTLFNYFSGISIDGFTTVILLILITGSVIMFTLGIVGIYIARIYDEVKQRPQYIISERIERL from the coding sequence ATGGGACTAGCTATAGTTTTACCAGTTTATAATGAAGAACAATGTATTTATGATAATTTTTACAAGTTAAAAGAAATATTAGCTAAGGATAAAATTAAGTGCAAATATGTTTTTGTAGACGATGGATCTGTTGATAAATCTTGGAAAATAATCAATGAAATTGCATCACAAGAAGAAACGGTCTATGGCATTAAATTTTCTAGAAATTTTGGTAAGGAATTGGCAATAGTAGCTGGGTTAGAGATAATCCAATCAGATAGATATTTGATAATGGATGCTGATTTACAGCATCCTCCAACTGAAATCAAAAATATGTTAAAAATGATGGATGAAACGGGTGTCAATATTATAGATGGCATAAAAGTAAGTAGAGGAAGAGAGTCTATATTATATAGATTTTTAGCTAACAGTTTTTATAGATTGCTCAGACAATTAACTGGATTAAATTTAAAAAATTCATCAGATTTCAAATTGATTGATAAAAGTGTAGCCCAAAATATAAAAAAATTTAAAGAAAAGAGTATTTTTTTTAGAGGGGTAGTAGATTGGGTTGGTTTTACTAGGAAAGAATATTATTTTCGTGTTAACGATCGTATAGATGGTAAAAGTAGTTTTTCCATATCAAAGTTGATAAAATTTGCATTGAGTTCAATTTTATCGCATACGAGCAAACCACTTTATTTAACAATATTTTTTGGTGTAATATTTTTTGGGTTTTCAATTATTTTAGGTGTTCAAACTCTATTTAATTATTTCTCAGGCATTTCTATAGATGGGTTTACAACAGTAATTCTATTAATTTTAATAACGGGATCAGTGATAATGTTTACTCTTGGTATTGTTGGAATATATATTGCAAGAATCTATGATGAAGTAAAGCAAAGACCACAGTATATTATTTCAGAGAGAATTGAGAGGCTATAA
- a CDS encoding GtrA family protein has product MKILINMLKENYTMQMLRYCIVGGATTVVSFGTYFFLLYVSNINPNIANVISIIVAILFAYVTNKIFVFKSHCKNIKELITEILSFFFARAITMLMEVGGVFFLIDLVHIDPILSKIFISIVILIFNYLLSRFFVYKERRAE; this is encoded by the coding sequence ATGAAAATACTGATAAATATGTTAAAAGAAAATTATACAATGCAGATGTTAAGGTACTGTATTGTGGGAGGAGCTACTACAGTAGTTAGTTTTGGCACTTACTTTTTTTTGCTGTATGTTTCGAATATTAATCCTAATATAGCTAATGTAATATCAATAATAGTAGCTATTTTGTTTGCATATGTTACTAATAAGATATTTGTTTTTAAAAGTCATTGTAAAAATATAAAAGAACTTATTACAGAAATATTGAGTTTTTTCTTTGCTAGAGCCATTACAATGTTAATGGAAGTAGGCGGTGTATTTTTTTTAATAGACTTGGTGCATATTGATCCAATTTTATCAAAAATATTTATAAGTATTGTAATTTTGATATTCAACTATCTTTTGTCTAGATTTTTTGTATACAAAGAAAGAAGGGCTGAATAA